The Salvia miltiorrhiza cultivar Shanhuang (shh) chromosome 1, IMPLAD_Smil_shh, whole genome shotgun sequence genome has a window encoding:
- the LOC131006175 gene encoding UPF0481 protein At3g47200-like: MSNGEDSVAVAIQGLIKNLSNTTQPKPKIFQVDDRLRKVNAKDYEPRIVALGPIHRGKAHLKEMEQHKQRFLQQLLQRRGDLTIAKLVQKVREMEKTALQCYSTPLNVDADEFVKMLLLDGCFLIELVRRHKHVFEVSTEKDPVFEPKTLSQITHDLMLFENQLPFSILNHLFNMIKTEHPDENLHDLVVFLVNDTFPWSNALKLDPASDENHHLHPDQDHLLGLIYQSFTPFSTQTLSTTKDRNSLAHINSASELKEAGIRLKRSKQNLLTFKARVLKFPPLQVSGETESLLRNLMAYEQLCLDDDHPKHVTDYAFFMHCLIRSTKDIEILRCSGIISNYLGGDDNICLMFNRLGTNFLIRSSNFCYSDVFVSLNKHCGRRHNKWMAKLRRNYFNSPWSVIKFVAAAVLLLLTLTQTVFAILAYEQRNDVMRVRLISM, translated from the coding sequence ATGTCAAATGGAGAAGATAGTGTGGCTGTTGCAATCCAAGGTTTGATCAAGAATTTGAGCAACACTACTCAACCTAAGCCCAAAATATTCCAAGTGGATGATCGCTTGCGCAAGGTGAATGCAAAGGATTATGAGCCGAGGATCGTGGCTCTCGGCCCCATTCATCGAGGGAAAGCTCATCTGAAGGAGATGGAGCAGCACAAGCAGAGGTTTCTGCAGCAACTTCTGCAGAGAAGAGGTGATCTCACCATTGCAAAACTGGTCCAAAAAGTGAGAGAAATGGAAAAAACTGCCCTCCAATGCTACTCAACACCTCTAAATGTCGATGCAGATGAGTTTGTGAAAATGCTGCTTCTTGATGGCTGCTTCCTCATCGAGCTCGTGAGAAGGCACAAGCACGTCTTCGAGGTCTCGACAGAGAAAGACCCCGTCTTCGAGCCCAAGACACTCAGCCAGATCACTCATGACCTGATGCTATTTGAGAACCAGCTCCCTTTCTCCATCTTGAACCACCTCTTCAACATGATCAAAACAGAGCATCCGGACGAGAATCTGCACGACCTCGTCGTGTTCTTGGTCAACGACACGTTCCCTTGGTCGAACGCCCTAAAACTCGATCCAGCATCAGACGAGAACCACCACCTCCACCCTGACCAGGATCATCTCTTAGGCCTAATCTACCAATCTTTCACtccattttcaactcaaactCTTTCTACAACTAAAGATAGGAACTCATTAGCCCACATAAACTCTGCCTCGGAGCTGAAGGAGGCCGGCATTCGCCTCAAACGGTCTAAACAAAACCTCCTCACTTTCAAAGCCAGAGTCCTCAAATTCCCACCTCTGCAAGTCTCAGGCGAGACAGAGTCCCTGCTGAGGAACTTGATGGCCTACGAGCAGCTCTGCCTCGATGATGATCACCCAAAACACGTCACAGACTACGCGTTCTTCATGCATTGCCTCATCAGATCAACGAAAGACATTGAGATACTGCGATGCAGTGGGATCATTAGCAACTACCTAGGAGGCGACGACAACATCTGCCTAATGTTTAACAGATTGGGGACAAACTTCCTCATCAGATCATCAAATTTTTGTTACTCTGATGTGTTTGTGAGCTTGAACAAGCATTGTGGCCGCCGGCACAATAAATGGATGGCGAAATTGAGGCGAAACTACTTCAATAGTCCGTGGTCCGTGATCAAGTTCGTTGCTGCTGCAGTGCTGCTGCTGCTCACCTTAACACAAACTGTTTTTGCTATACTTGCTTATGAGCAGAGGAATGATGTGATGAGAGTGCGTTTGATTTCAATGTGA
- the LOC131006173 gene encoding UPF0481 protein At3g47200-like: MTEERDCVVVRIENLLHHLSTSLTPSKPIIAKVDQHLRQVNEKDFEPELVSIGPIHRGKDRVKAMEQHKLRYLRKTLGRRDELSVEKCVLEVRRMEEKARLYYAKSISLDQDEFVEMLLLDGCFVIELLRSYWFNDLRDKNDQIFQFDHMLVQIRHDLLLLENQLPFFVLNELFDVTRMEHPDDNIHHLLLFLAGDVLPWPDSSKLDYSSEMLHNAEHILGLVYDSFFSFSFSAKCFTENNGCNTVHHTCSASEMEEAGIRLKGSKGMSLRDISFAKGVIKLPPLCISDKTESMLRNLIAYELCFFPDDHPRYVKDYLFFIHCFIRSTKDVEILRRSGVISNFIGNDEMICSMFNRLGKKVVVSSSDFCYSNVFESLNRCKRLRRGRWMARVRRNYLKISAAVLLILTIFQTVVSMLS, encoded by the coding sequence ATGACAGAGGAGAGAGACTGTGTTGTTGTTAGGATTGAAAACTTGCTTCATCATTTGTCTACTTCTCTCACTCCCTCAAAGCCTATCATAGCTAAAGTAGATCAACACCTGAGGCAAGTAAATGAAAAGGATTTTGAACCCGAATTAGTCTCTATAGGCCCAATCCATCGTGGGAAAGATCGCGTTAAGGCCATGGAGCAGCACAAGCTGAGGTATCTAAGAAAAACATTAGGAAGAAGGGATGAGTTGAGTGTTGAGAAATGTGTGTTGGAAGTGAGGAGAATGGAGGAAAAGGCTCGCCTTTACTACGCGAAATCAATCAGTCTTGATCAAGATGAGTTTGTGGAGATGTTGCTTCTTGATGGATGCTTTGTGATTGAGCTGCTGAGAAGCTATTGGTTTAATGATTTGAGAGACAAGAATGATcaaatatttcaatttgatcACATGTTAGTCCAAATAAGGCATGATCTTCTGTTGTTGGAGAACCAGCTCCCTTTCTTCGTGTTGAACGAGCTCTTCGACGTGACAAGGATGGAACATCCAGACGATAACATACACCACCTCCTCCTCTTTTTAGCCGGAGACGTGCTCCCATGGCCGGATTCCTCAAAGCTCGACTATAGTTCAGAAATGTTGCACAATGCTGAGCATATATTAGGCCTAGTGTATGATTCTttcttctcattctcattctcaGCCAAGTGCTTCACTGAAAACAACGGTTGCAACACGGTGCACCACACGTGCTCTGCCTCGGAGATGGAGGAGGCCGGGATTAGGCTAAAAGGGTCGAAAGGGATGAGTCTAAGGGATATCAGTTTTGCCAAAGGAGTCATAAAACTCCCACCATTATGCATATCAGATAAAACTGAGTCCATGTTGAGGAACTTGATCGCGTACGAGCTCTGCTTCTTCCCTGATGATCATCCGAGGTATGTGAAAGATTACTTGTTTTTCATACATTGTTTCATCAGATCCACCAAAGATGTTGAGATACTACGACGAAGTGGGGTCATCAGCAACTTCATAGGCAATGATGAGATGATCTGCAGCATGTTCAACAGATTGGGGAAGAAAGTTGTGGTTTCATCATCAGATTTTTGCTATTCAAATGTGTTTGAGAGTTTGAACAGATGCAAACGGCTTCGACGTGGGAGATGGATGGCAAGAGTGAGGAGGAATTACTTGAAGATATCAGCTGCTGTGCTTCTCATACTAACCATTTTTCAGACAGTTGTTTCTATGCTTTCTTAA
- the LOC131013196 gene encoding wall-associated receptor kinase 17-like, producing MPSPSSIMFLHISLYNSAPLKLLIFSLILSASLTTTTSIALSCHAKCVDSNISYSLGMFALAPLFAGTWIVWLQHKSKLERHRLSLFDRNGGNLLKKKLSNRRRSRSAHLKIYTAQDMEIATDNFSGTRSVMQRCKPGKFYRGTFENNREAAVMKIPALVPSKIEQFVDEVIFLSGAHGSLVRVLGCCLETSSPLVVYELHGDGNRTLADFGTRRGGACVLRAAAAAVRGLADLRSRNARAAGFLHGNFCGGNVLLDDSFGAKLFYAAASGSNLVVDHRDRGGFDDKDVCSFGALLDELMPTCQSGDLDTRLLSEDLAAAEVVYVTEVAAMAARCKSVRPEERPTLTELETTLSRSIYCLQK from the coding sequence atgcCTTCTCCTTCTTCCATTATGTTTCTGCACATCTCTCTTTACAATTCCGCGCCTTTGAAGCTGctgattttctctctcatcctctCCGCCTCTCTCACCACAACCACCTCCATCGCGCTAAGCTGCCATGCGAAGTGCGTCGACTCCAACATCTCCTATTCGCTGGGGATGTTCGCGCTCGCGCCGCTCTTCGCCGGCACTTGGATCGTGTGGTTGCAGCACAAGAGTAAGCTCGAGCGCCACCGATTGAGCTTGTTCGACAGAAATGGCGGAAACCTATTGAAGAAGAAGCTATCCAATCGCAGGAGATCGAGATCCGCGCACCTCAAAATATACACAGCTCAGGACATGGAGATCGCCACCGACAATTTCAGCGGCACCAGATCGGTAATGCAGAGGTGTAAGCCGGGGAAATTCTACCGCGGAACCTTCGAGAACAATCGAGAGGCCGCCGTGATGAAGATTCCGGCGTTGGTGCCGTCGAAAATCGAGCAGTTCGTCGACGAGGTGATCTTCCTCTCCGGGGCCCACGGGAGTCTGGTTAGGGTTTTGGGCTGCTGTTTGGAGACGAGCTCTCCCTTGGTGGTTTACGAGCTCCACGGCGACGGGAACCGCACGCTCGCCGACTTCGGCACGCGCCGCGGCGGCGCGTGCGTGctccgggcggcggcggcggcggtgaggGGGCTCGCCGACCTGCGGTCGCGGAATGCGAGGGCGGCGGGGTTCCTCCACGGCAACTTCTGCGGCGGCAACGTTTTGTTGGATGATTCTTTCGGTGCGAAGCTGTtctacgccgccgcctccggcaGCAACCTCGTCGTTGATCATCGAGATCGCGGTGGTTTCGATGACAAGGACGTGTGTAGCTTTGGGGCGTTGCTGGATGAGCTGATGCCGACGTGTCAGAGTGGGGATCTCGACACGCGGCTGTTGTCGGAGGATTTGGCGGCGGCGGAAGTAGTTTATGTGACGGAGGTTGCCGCCATGGCGGCAAGATGCAAGAGTGTACGGCCGGAGGAAAGGCCTACCTTGACTGAACTGGAAACTACGCTAAGTAGATCGATTTATTGCTTGCAAAAATAA